GGCTCTGTCTTGCGAAAGATAGAGCCGTTTTTCGTTGGGTTGTGATGGGATTAGTAAGTAATATGGACGGTAGTGCCTTTGCCCTCATCGCTCACGAATCGGATGTCAATTTTACTTTGTTTCACGATTTGCCCCATGATGTACAGCCCCATGCCGTTGCCTTCTTCTTGTGCCGTGCCTTTCTCCGAAATGACGGCATCTTTGAGTAAAGTATTAAGTTTTTTGGTCGGAATTCCTGCGCCAAAGTCCTGAATAGCAAATCCTTCTGATGTATTGAAAAGAATAATTTCACCTTGATAATGGCTGTATTTAATGGCATTGCTCAGTATATTGTAGAGAATAATGCGCAGCTTTTCGGGCGAAATGGGTACTTCTGTCAGTTCTGTGGTTTGATTAATAACGGTTAATTCTTTGCTCTCAATTTTGGTATGTAAATCTCGGAGTACGTTGGTGAGTGCGGGGAAAAGCATGGCTGTATTTTGTGCATTACTTTTTCGAATTTCCAGTAGGCTGGTCAGGATGTGATTGACCGAAGAGATTTGTTGTTCCAAGCTCTGCGAGACTTGCACCATGATTTTGTCCTGAATATTGAGCTTTTTGAGCAGCAGTTTCACGGCCAAAAGCGGCTCTTTGATGTCGTGGGAAATGATGCTAATTACCTGCTCATTTACTTTGTATTGTTGCGTAATGGTTTTGTTTTGTTGTTTTACTTTGAAATAAAGAAACATAAAAACGGCTCCTCCCGAAACGAGTACGGCCACTATGAATATCAGAAATACTTGTGCTTGTTTTTGAGTTTTAATTTCGAGGTCTTTGCGTTCTATGGCGTATTTTTGCTCTACGTTCGAGATTTTGCCCAAATACTTGTATTCGTTGTATGCGTCGTGTAGCGAATCCGTTTTTTTGAGGAAAAAGAAGGCCTCTTCGTATTTTTTCTCTCTTTCAAAACAATGTTGCATGGCGTGGTTCATGTACATGGTATATTTGAGAATCTTGCAGCTATCGGCATTTTTTATCCCTAAACGATAGATTTCATACATTTTCTCGATGTCATTCTTTTGCCCATACAGCTCAA
The Flexibacter flexilis DSM 6793 DNA segment above includes these coding regions:
- a CDS encoding sensor histidine kinase; the protein is MRFLLLSISILICSMRVSYGQSKKALLTEQQVYNLNNNAQYDSSFALLNHFLHHNASDSDRYYGHLYMSYTYKRLFDYKSTLVHLDSALYFGLRTHNPEYYQANITCQRAFAMFDRQNYKASDSLMLLLSNSHYKHLDKEHTGKIISLEAFMLMQNQNYEAAEKRYQLAAQLVQESSPCDLPMIYGKMIELYGQKNDIEKMYEIYRLGIKNADSCKILKYTMYMNHAMQHCFEREKKYEEAFFFLKKTDSLHDAYNEYKYLGKISNVEQKYAIERKDLEIKTQKQAQVFLIFIVAVLVSGGAVFMFLYFKVKQQNKTITQQYKVNEQVISIISHDIKEPLLAVKLLLKKLNIQDKIMVQVSQSLEQQISSVNHILTSLLEIRKSNAQNTAMLFPALTNVLRDLHTKIESKELTVINQTTELTEVPISPEKLRIILYNILSNAIKYSHYQGEIILFNTSEGFAIQDFGAGIPTKKLNTLLKDAVISEKGTAQEEGNGMGLYIMGQIVKQSKIDIRFVSDEGKGTTVHITY